TTTTGTGTCTGCATCGCGTAACTTAACGGGCGCCGGCTACCGCCTCACGCGCCAGTTCAGTGATGCGGTTCCAGTCGCCCTGCTCCAGCGCATCGGCTGGCACCAGCCAGGAGCCGCCAATGCAGAGCACGCTTTTCAGCGCCAGATAGTCACGGTAGTTAGCTGGCGTGATGCCGCCGGTTGGGCAGAAGCGCACCTGTGGGAAAGGTCCGGCAATCGCCTGCAGCGCTTTCACACCGCCGTTGGCCTCAGCCGGGAAAAATTTGAATTCACGCAGGCCATAATCCATACCGGTCATCAGTTCAGAAACGGTGCTGATGCCAGGAATCAGGGGGATCGGGCCGTCGGTTGCCGCTTTCAACAAGGATTCAGTGATACCAGGGCTGATCACAAACTGCGCGCCCGCTTCCGTCACTTCATGCAGCTGCTGGGTATTCAACACCGTGCCAGCGCCAACAATCGCTTCCGGCACCTCTTTAATGATGGCGCGCAAGGCCTCCATGGCAACCGGCGTCCGCAGCGTCACTTCCAGCACGCGCACGCCGCCAGCAACCAGCGCTTTCGCCATGGGAACGGCATGCTTCAGATCGTTGACCACAATTACCGGCACAACCGGGCCTGTTTTTAACACCGTTTCCGCGCTGACTTTCCAGTTTTTCATCGTGTGACTTCTCCTCGCTGGCCGGATCGATACCGGCTGATTGATGCGGTCAGTGGCCGCATGCTGTCGCAATTCCGGGAACTACCATACATGATAGCTTTGTCTGACGTCCAGATAGCACATGAGCAAATTGAAACTGTGGTTCATTTTTTTGCCCTAACCTACAGGCGTAAAAAAACCCGCCGTGGCGGGTTTTGTTTTAAGCGTTACTCAAACTCATTCCATGAGCGGCCATCGCGGGTGATCATCGCAACAGAGGCCACCGGCCCCCAGGTACCTGCCTGATAAGGCTTAGGCACGTCGTTGTCGTTTGACCATGCATCGATAATGGAATCAACCCATGTCCATGCCGCCTCAACTTCGTCACGGCGCACAAACAATGCCTGAATGCCGCGCATGGTTTCCAGCAGCAGACGCTCGTAGGCATCGGCAAGGTGCGATTGGTTGAAGGTCTCGGAGTAGCTCAGGTCAAGCTTGGTGGTTTGCAGATTGTGTTTGTGATCGAGGCCCGGCACTTTGTTGAGGATCTCGATATCCACACCTTCATCCGGCTGCAGGCGAATAGTCAGTTTGTTCGGCGGCAGCTCTTTCCATGACTCTTTAAACAGGTTCATTTCCGGATTTTTAAAGTAGACCACCACTTCTGAGCATTTGGTTGGCAGGCGTTTGCCGGTACGCAGGTAGAACGGCACGCCAGCCCAGCGCCAGTTATCGATATCAACCCGAATCGAGACAAAGGTTTCGGTGCTGCTCGATTTATCGGCGCCCTCTTCATCGAGATAGCCTGGTACTTTGTGGCCCTGCACAAAGCCGCCGGTGTACTGACCGCGAACGGTTTTTTCACGCACGTTGCTGTGATCGATGCGGCGCAGGGATTTCAGCACCTTCACTTTTTCGTCACGAATGCTGTCAGCGCTGAGATCGGATGGCGGCGACATGGCGATCATGGTCAGCACCTGCAGCAGGTGGTTCTGAATCATGTCGCGCATCTGGCCCGCTTTGTCGAAATAGCCCCAGCGGCCTTCGATACCCACTTCTTCGGCCACGGTAATCTGCACATGATCGATGGTACGATTATCCCAGTTGTTGGCGAACAGCGCATTGGCGAAACGCAGCGCCAGCAGGTTGAGCACCGTTTCTTTACCGAGATAATGGTCGATGCGGAACACCTGGCTTTCGTCAAAGTATTCGCCGACCTGGTCGTTGATTTCACGCGAGGTTTCCAGCGAGGTGCCCAGCGGTTTTTCCATCACTACGCGCGCCGGCTTTTCATTCAGCTTTGCTTTGCCTAAGCCTTTGCAAATCGCGCCAAAGGTACTTGGCGGCATGGCAAAATAGTTGATGGTGGCGCGGTTTTTCTGGTCCAGCATTTTACCCAGGCGGGGAAAGTGTGAGGTTTCATTGACATCAAGGTTGCAGAAATCGAGTCGGCTACTGAGTTTATCCCACAGCGCTTCGTCAATTTTCTCCTTCATGAAGGTTTCCAGCGCTTCACGCACCACCTTGGTGTAAGCGGCTTTGTCCCAGTCGGCGCGGCCAACGCCAATCACGCGCGTCTCTTCATGAATCTGCCCGGCTTTTTCCAGCTGGTATAGCGAAGGCAGCAGTTTCCGGCGAGCAAGATCGCCTTTGGCACCGAAAATCACCAGATCGCATGCCTGGGCTGTTTGAGTTACCGCCATTTTCCTCTCCTCGTTGCAGGATAGGCCGGACTGCAAAAATCCTTCGCAGGTCAGACCTTTATTGTAATTTCTAACGACACAATGTACTGCTTTTCGCGGTTCCGGGTAAACCAGCGTGGCACGTCAGGCCAAATAAGGGCATAACGTCCGCTGCCGCGTGCTGTCCTTTTTCCGTCAACTGCTGAAAAATGTGACAAACGGGTCGGCGCTGGCGTAACGTGAGCGCGGGCTATCTTCGCAAAAAAGCGGCATTGAAATCACCTGTAAATGAAATCGCCCAAACCAGCCGGTTTTTGTGCGGCGATTATGCTGGACGAAATCGGGCACCGTGCCGATAACCTTAGCAAATCAGTCAGGCTTGTCGCAGCAGTAATTGTTGTCTTATCGTAACCCGATTGCTGTCGCGTTGACGTTCGACGCGTCGCGGAGGGAGTTTTACGCTCTTCCAGCCGTGAAATAGCGGCGTAACCTGCCGTGCGTCAAAGACGCTCTGTGGGGATAGCGGGTAGAGTAAGGCGCCCTTTTGTTATGCGGGCTGAAATTTTTTTAACATCAGGTTTACAATGTGAGTCGAATCACGATGCCGCTATGCGTTAAGATAAGCGAAGCATCACCAGGTCATGCCTCGCATCGTCACGTTTACCATATAATATGGAGTCTTACATGTCTCGACGTCTCAGAAGAACCAAGATCGTAACAACGCTGGGTCCGGCAACCGATCGTGATAATAATCTCGAAAAAATCATCGCCGCCGGCGCTAACGTTGTTCGACTTAACTTCTCGCATGGCACCCCGGAAGATCATCAGATGCGCGCCGACAAAGTGCGTGAGATTGCCGCCAAGCTGGGCCGCCACGTTGCGATCCTCGGCGACCTGCAGGGGCCTAAAATTCGCGTCTCCACCTTTAAAGAGGGCAAAGTATTCCTCAGCATTGGCGACCGCTTCCTGCTGGATGCGTCGCTGGGCAAAGGTGAAGGCGATAAAGAAAAAGTCGGCATCGATTATAAAAATCTGCCGTCTGATGTGGTTCCGGGCGACATTCTGCTGCTCGACGACGGTCGCGTTCAGCTGAAAGTGCTGTCGGTTGACGGCAGCAAAGTCTTTACCGAAGTGACCGTGGGCGGCCCGCTGTCCAACAACAAAGGCATTAACAAGCTCGGCGGCGGCCTGTCAGCCGAAGCGCTGACCGAAAAAGATAAAGCGGACATCCTGACCGCAGCCAAAATCAACGTCGATTTCCTGGCGGTCTCCTTCCCGCGCAACGGCGAAGACCTGAACTATGCGCGCCGTCTGGCTCGTGAAGCGGGCTGCGAAGCGAAAATTGTCGCTAAAGTTGAGCGTGCAGAAGCAGTTGCCACGCAGGAAGCGATGGATGAAATTATCCTCGCCTGCGACGTGGTGATGGTGGCACGCGGCGATTTAGGCGTTGAAATTGGCGATCCGGAACTGGTCGGCATTCAGAAAGCGTTGATTCGTCGTGCCCGTCAGCTTAACCGCACCAGCATTACCGCCACGCAGATGATGGAATCGATGATTACTAATCCGATGCCAACCCGCGCAGAAGTGATGGACGTCGCCAACGCCGTGCTCGACGGCACCGATGCGGTGATGCTGTCAGCGGAAACCGCAGCGGGTCAATATCCGGCTGAAACCGTCAGTGCGATGGCGAAAGTCTGTCTTGGCGCGGAAAAAATTCCCAGCGTTAACGTCTCGAAACACCGTTTGGATGTGCAGTTCGACAATATCGAAGAAGCGATTGCCATGTCGGCGATGTATGCCGCCAACCATCTGCAGGGCGTAACGGCGATCATCACCATGACGGAATCGGGCCGCACGGCGCTGATGACCTCACGCATCACGTCCGGCCTGCCGATTTTCGCTATGTCGCGTCATGAGCGTACGCTGAATCTCACCGCGCTCTACCGCGGCGTGACGCCAGTTTACTTTGACAGCAACAACGACGGCGTGGTTGCCGCGCATGATGCGATCAACCTGCTGCGCGACAAAGGCTTCCTGGTTTCTGGCGATCTGGTGATCGTCACCCAGGGCGATGTGATGGGCGCCACCGGCACCACCAACACCAGCCGTGTGCTGCGTGTTGACTAAGCATCAGCCTTAAATAAAAAACGCGACCCTCAGGTCGCGTTTTTTTATCACTTCGGATAGATATCCTTGCGCTTGTAGGGTTCGATATCTCCGTCCTTGCGCGTCTTCAGCAATTTGAGGATCCAGGCGTACTGCTCCGGATGCGGCGCAACAAATTTCTCCACCTCTTCGTTCATGCGCCTTGCCAGCGTGATGTCGTCCGCTTCCACCAGATCGTTCATCGGCTGGCCAAAAATCATGGTGACGCCGTGGGTTTCGCTGTTGTAGACCGGAAACAGCGGAATCACGCGGGCGCGACTCACTTTCATCAAGCGTCCCAGCGCGGGCAGCGTCGCCTTATACGTTGCGAAGAAATCCACAAACTCGCTGTGCTCAGGACCGTGATCCTGATCGGGCAGATAGTAACCGCAGAAGCCTTTGCGAATTGAGCTGATGAACGGCTTGATGCCGTTGTCGCGCGCATGCAGGCGGCCGTTGTAGCGCAGGCGGACTGAATTCCAGACGTAATCAATCACCGGATCGCTTTGATGATTGAACATCGCCGCCACTTTTTCGCCTTCATGCGCTAACAGCATGGCGGGAATATCCACGCCCCAGCCGTGCGGCACCAGCAAAATCACGTTCTCTTTTTCAGCGCGCAGGCGGTCAAACACTTCGCGGCCCTGCCACTGGATACGCTGGCCCATCTTAGCCGGATTACGCAGCGCCAGC
The sequence above is drawn from the Duffyella gerundensis genome and encodes:
- a CDS encoding bifunctional 4-hydroxy-2-oxoglutarate aldolase/2-dehydro-3-deoxy-phosphogluconate aldolase, encoding MKNWKVSAETVLKTGPVVPVIVVNDLKHAVPMAKALVAGGVRVLEVTLRTPVAMEALRAIIKEVPEAIVGAGTVLNTQQLHEVTEAGAQFVISPGITESLLKAATDGPIPLIPGISTVSELMTGMDYGLREFKFFPAEANGGVKALQAIAGPFPQVRFCPTGGITPANYRDYLALKSVLCIGGSWLVPADALEQGDWNRITELAREAVAGAR
- the zwf gene encoding glucose-6-phosphate dehydrogenase: MAVTQTAQACDLVIFGAKGDLARRKLLPSLYQLEKAGQIHEETRVIGVGRADWDKAAYTKVVREALETFMKEKIDEALWDKLSSRLDFCNLDVNETSHFPRLGKMLDQKNRATINYFAMPPSTFGAICKGLGKAKLNEKPARVVMEKPLGTSLETSREINDQVGEYFDESQVFRIDHYLGKETVLNLLALRFANALFANNWDNRTIDHVQITVAEEVGIEGRWGYFDKAGQMRDMIQNHLLQVLTMIAMSPPSDLSADSIRDEKVKVLKSLRRIDHSNVREKTVRGQYTGGFVQGHKVPGYLDEEGADKSSSTETFVSIRVDIDNWRWAGVPFYLRTGKRLPTKCSEVVVYFKNPEMNLFKESWKELPPNKLTIRLQPDEGVDIEILNKVPGLDHKHNLQTTKLDLSYSETFNQSHLADAYERLLLETMRGIQALFVRRDEVEAAWTWVDSIIDAWSNDNDVPKPYQAGTWGPVASVAMITRDGRSWNEFE
- the pyk gene encoding pyruvate kinase, with product MSRRLRRTKIVTTLGPATDRDNNLEKIIAAGANVVRLNFSHGTPEDHQMRADKVREIAAKLGRHVAILGDLQGPKIRVSTFKEGKVFLSIGDRFLLDASLGKGEGDKEKVGIDYKNLPSDVVPGDILLLDDGRVQLKVLSVDGSKVFTEVTVGGPLSNNKGINKLGGGLSAEALTEKDKADILTAAKINVDFLAVSFPRNGEDLNYARRLAREAGCEAKIVAKVERAEAVATQEAMDEIILACDVVMVARGDLGVEIGDPELVGIQKALIRRARQLNRTSITATQMMESMITNPMPTRAEVMDVANAVLDGTDAVMLSAETAAGQYPAETVSAMAKVCLGAEKIPSVNVSKHRLDVQFDNIEEAIAMSAMYAANHLQGVTAIITMTESGRTALMTSRITSGLPIFAMSRHERTLNLTALYRGVTPVYFDSNNDGVVAAHDAINLLRDKGFLVSGDLVIVTQGDVMGATGTTNTSRVLRVD
- the lpxM gene encoding lauroyl-Kdo(2)-lipid IV(A) myristoyltransferase (LpxM is lauroyl-Kdo(2)-lipid IV(A) myristoyltransferase, an enzyme characterized in Escherichia coli and involved in biosynthesis of the form of lipid A found in that species and some closely related species.) — protein: METSKNSNSEFIPVFKRSFLKPKHWGTWLAIGACAAMALIPAKLRDPLLGTLGRKVGKLAKSARRRAQINLLYCFPELSEAQREAIVDRMFATAPQTIVFMAELALRNPAKMGQRIQWQGREVFDRLRAEKENVILLVPHGWGVDIPAMLLAHEGEKVAAMFNHQSDPVIDYVWNSVRLRYNGRLHARDNGIKPFISSIRKGFCGYYLPDQDHGPEHSEFVDFFATYKATLPALGRLMKVSRARVIPLFPVYNSETHGVTMIFGQPMNDLVEADDITLARRMNEEVEKFVAPHPEQYAWILKLLKTRKDGDIEPYKRKDIYPK